AGCTACGTTTAGActaagtttgaattttgaatgttAAAACTCAAGTCgacatacatttttttatttctcaaggtATTTATCGAATAAGTCCAAGAATCGATCATCTGCATTCTATAGGCCCATTAATGGCGTAGATGGTGGCCAAGTTTTAAAGCTGATCCGTACTCAATGCGAGAATCGAACCCTCAACCACTGATTAAGGTAGGAGAGACcctcatataattcaatttcttccGTCTAAACACAATTTTGtaacttcatatttttttccTCGATAATTCAATTTCTTCTAACACAAATTTGGAAACACGTTAAACAAATCAATTCTTTTTTAacacaaatttgaaattcttgaaattgagagaaaaaaaaggaaagaaaattaaaaattgcaaATGTAGCCCTATCATTCAAAGTAGGGCAAAGACATCTGGGGACTTTAACACAGTGAAGTTATAAACCCCAACACACAATGGTCCACTTTTTCCCCAATTGCAGCAAAACGTGCAGCACTTGAGAACCCAAAAAACTGTATCAGTGTCATCAGTCATCATAATTTGTGGGAACCCCTCCTTTGCCATCTCCTTATACCAAATTCACAAACgtcagaaattaaatttaagagtGGGGTTATTGTTGTATAAAATATACACACTTGCAGTTCATGGAATTTTGCATTACACTATTCCAGATAGTCCCTGGAAGATATATGATCTTCAGTAACTTTTTCATGTTGAGTTTTACTCAAAAGACACTTAAAACCGGAAAAAGACCGAGGTAAAGAGTTGCAGATGATAGAATACGaatatgaaatattgaaattctGTAATAGTGTTTCATGCAGCTCTCGGAAGATGTTTACAGTTTCAGTAACTTTTCAGTAAAAAGTATCATGGAGTCTTTTGTATTAAGAGTTCGATTGCATTTTGTCATTCTACTAAATAATTGGGTAAATTAGTCCGACacattagatcaaaaagtaaattggtcattctgttaaaattccatccatttctactattaataATGGCCCATGTACATCAAAATAGGAGAAATGGATGAAAGTTTTAACAACAAGGATTAGTTtattctttgatctaatatatagggactaatttacctatttttgagtaaataggtcaaaatgcaatctaactcttTATATAAATACctttataatacttttattgTAACTTTTCCTACATAATTTAGTAGCAACCAACTTCATGGTTTAGTATTGTAACGATttctaaaatgtttttttatggtAAAACCCTTTAATTAGCATTCATTTTGATATTGAAAGCCAAAAGTAACGTTAAACACACCTTTATTAAAACGGTATTTAATCACTAAAAAGCCAGCAAAAATTGTAACTAAACATGAGATGTTACTTACTTCCTCGGTTGAGAGTTTAATCTTTATTCATTGAAATGAAGTATATTTCAGTAACCAATTGTTTATCTCTTCTAAGAGTATTCACGGCGAGGAATTAATCACTATTGTTGGCGATAGATaccttaattttaataataaaaaaaaagaaaaaatggatgCAGATGTTAAAATCCAATCGTGCTAGGTGGTCACGTAAACCGACCAAGAATATAATATGAAAACCCTTATCCAAGTTAAGACCCATTGTTCAAGATTTCACAGTAAAAAAACTGAGTTGCAGACAGCTAAAAATTCGGATGAAAATGGAGATAAGTTGGGATAATCTTGTGActgttaaaacttaaaaagtaCAGTTGGGGAATGTGACACTTCCAATACGAGAATTTAGCATTGGAAGGCCAAAGGCTATAGCAGACTAGCATTTCCAGATGGAAAGAAACGAAGAAACTTTGATAACTGAATAATTGAATCCATGATAAAGAAAGACACTATCATCGTTAAACTCGAAAGCCATTTCCACCATCTCATGCATAAGTTCCATTTCATTTGCACCAAAAACACAAtccccattttcatttttcttcaagtaTTTATAATCAATATTCATATTCGAGAAAAGGGTATGAAGATGCAAGTATACAATCCTTTACTCTATCTACACATGTATAATAGAACACAACATACCTGTTTCGAACACATACTCATATGGAAACCCGAATCATTGTCTGAAAAGACAGAATAAAAAGGGTGGGGAATGAATGTCACTAGCAAACAGCATTTTGTCTGCCTacctttctcctttttttttcacttctcAAGAGCCTTTAATTGATAAGCAAAAGTTGAATCTGAAGCACTTaccaataacaaattaaatgtGACTGATAGTCATATATATGACTTTTCAAACTCTTATTAGAAATGGGTTAAATTATTTGGGAGGTCTGTGTATTACAGGTACTAGATTAAATTAGTCCatgtattattaaataatttaatttaatttttatattattaaaaagaattaaataagtCCAAATTATAATGGAACGACATTTACactataaaaacatttttctttttttttttcgattacAGTTCAACtccaaacaaaatatttcatttatagaattataaaactttaaaatattaattatgttaaaccgtaaatattaaccttatttaaatttaacctaGACATGTCCATGGGTCAGGCCACGACTTGCCCAAAgagtgggagggtttgggtaaaaacataagttcaaaaatgggtttgggcaaaaaataaTGCCCGTTTAAAAAAGGGCCGAGCATTGGATAAGGCTTTTTTGCCCGGATTTGGCCTAACCAATTAgcaaaagacaaaaaaatttgatattttgaatgttgtagATGATTCTTTTAGTGAAAAAAATGCGATAAGGATTTGACAAAAAACTAAACACCGGAGATGTCAATAAATCAAGCTACGTTTAGActaagtttgaattttgaatgttAAAACTCAAGTCTgacatacattttttttatttctcaaggtATTTATCGGAATAAGTCCAGTAACTGATCATCTGCATTCTATAGGCCCATTAATGGCGTAGATGGTGGCCACAAGTTTTAAAGCTGATCCGTACTCAATGCGAGAATCGAACCCTCAACCACTGATTAAGGTAGGAGAGACcctcatataattcaatttcttccGTCTAAACACAATTTGTAACTTCATATTTTTTCCTCGATAATTCAATTTCTTCTAACACAAATTTGGAAACACGTTAAACAAATCAATTCTTTTTTAacacaaatttgaaattcttgaaattgagagaaaaaaaaaaggaaagaaaattaaaaaattgcaaATGTAGCCCTATCATTCAAAGTAGGGCAAAGACATCTGGGGACTTTAACACAGTGAAGTTATAAACCCCAACACACAATGGTCCACTTTTTTCCCCCAATTGCAGCAAAACGTGCAGCACTTGAGAACCCAAAAAAACTGTATCAGTGTCATCAGTCATCATAATTTGTGGGAACCCCTCCCTTTTGCCATCTCCTTATACCAAATTCACAAACgtcagaaattaaatttaagagtGGGGTTATTGTTGTATAAAATATACACACTTGCAGTTCATGGAATTTTGCATTACACTATTCCAGATAGTCCCTGGAAGATATATGATCTTCAGTAACTTTTTCATGTTGAGTTTTACTCAAAAGACACTTAAAACCGGAAAAAGACCGAGGTAAAGAGTTGCAGATGATAGAATACGaatatgaaatattgaaattctGTAATAGTGTTTCATGCAGCTCTCGGAAGATGTTTACAGTTTCAGTAACTTTTCAGTAAAAAGTATCATGGAGTCTTTTGTATTAAGAGTTCGATTGCATTTTGTCATTCTACTAAATAATTGGGTAAATTAGTCCGTACacattagatcaaaaagtaaattggtcattctgttaaaaattccatccatttctactattaataATGGCCCATGTACATCAAAATAGGAGAAATGGATGAAAGTTTTTAACAACAAGGATTAGTTtattctttgatctaatatatagggactaatttacctatttttgagtaaataggtcaaaatgcaatctaacctttatataaatacctttataatacttttattgTAACTTTTCCTACATAATTTAGTAGCAACCAACTTCATGGTTTAGTATTGTAACGATttctaaaaatgtttttttttatggtaaaaacCCTTTAATTAGCATTCATTTTGATATTGAAAGCCAAAAGTAACGTTAAACACACCTTTATTAAAACGGTATTTAATCACTAAAAAGCCAGCAAAAAATTGTAACTAAACATGAGATGTTACTTACTTCCTCGGTTGAGAGTTTAATCTTTATTCATTGAAATGAAGTATATTTCGTAACCAATTGTTTATCTCTTCTAAGAGTATTCACGGCGAGGGAATTAATCACTATTGTTGGCGATAGAtaccttaatttttaataataaaaaaaaaaagaaaaaatggatgCAGATGTTAAAATCCAATCGTGCTAGGTGGTCACGTAAACCGACCAAGAATATAATATGAAAACCCTTATCCAAGTTAAGACCCATTGTTCAAGATTTCACAGTAAAAAAAACTGAGTTGCAGACAGCTAAAAATTCGGATGAAAATGGAGATAAGTTGGGATAATCTTGTGActgttaaaacttaaaaaagtaCAGTTGGGGAATGTGACACTTCCAATACGAGAATTTAGCATTGGAAGGCCAAAGGCTATAGCAGACTAGCATTTCCAGATGGAAAGAAACGAAGAAACTTTGATAACTGAATAATTGAATCCATGATAAAGAAAGACACTATCATCGTTAAACTCGAAAGCCATTTCCACCATCTCATGCATAAGTTCCATTTCATTTGCACCAAAAACACAAtccccattttcatttttcttcaagtaTTTATAATCAATATTCATATTCGAGAAAAGGGTATGAAGATGCAAGTATACAATCCTTTACTCTATCTACACATGTATAATAGAACACAACATACCTGTTTCGAACACATACTCATATGGAAACCCGAATCATTGTCTGAAAAGACAGAATAAAAGGGTGGGGAATGAATGTCACTAGCAAACAGCATTTTGTCTGCCTAcctttctcctttttttcaCTTCTCAAGAGCCTTTAATTGATAAGCAAAAGTTGAATCTGAAGCACTTaccaataacaaattaaatgtGACTGATAGTCATATATATGACTTTTCAAACTCTTATTAGAAATGGGTTAAATTATTTGGGAGGTCTGTGTATTACAGGTACTAGATTAAATTAGTCCatgtattattaaataatttaatttaatttttatattattaaaaagaattaaataagtCCAAATTATAATGGAACTGACATTTACactataaaaacatttttcttttttttttttctgattacAGTTCAACtccaaacaaaatatttcatttatagaattataaaaactttaaaaatattaattatgttaaaccgtaaatattaaccttatttaaatttaacctaGACATGTCCATGGGTCAGGCCACCTGACTTGCCCAAAgagtgggagggtttgggtaaaaacataagttcaaaaaatgggtttgggcaaaaaaataatGCCCGTTTAAAAAAAGGGGCCGAGCATTGGATAAGGCTTTTTTTGCCCGGATTTGGCCTAACCCGAATtagcaaaaagacaaaaaaaaatttgatattttcttgttattttctcattgttttgctaccatttcactattatgttattattattttgttgttattctttggatattgtataactattattttattgttaattttgttactatgttagaggcatttgcttgttaagttattCCTgtattagtgttatttaagtagaaatatatattttaatttatttttaatttgttgagaaacatttgttttaatgtttttagtatttttgatgtattatatttttataaaaaattatataaaaaataatattaaaaaattaattcgagTGGGTCGAGCCAGGCTCGGGTTTTAGCTTTTTATCCGGGACAagtttgggcaaaattttaagcccattttttaggTCGAGCCTGAGCTTAgtaaacgggcctaaaattttgataagaccCGACCTGAtccataaatagatctaatttaattttatttaaatatttttaataatattaagattaaattaattcatttaataatacagaaattaatttatcatattactataataaaaatagttgagaagaaaattcacaaTTAGAAATGTGTTATTACCACCATTATTAAGTGGCAAACAACACAACCTGattaaatgtaaataataaaataagcataATAATGGAGTAAGGAACACAGACCAAGCTTTGATAAGCATAATAATGGAGTAAGGAACACAGACCAAGCTTTgataaatgcattaaaaattgCATAATTATTGGGAATTAGCCATATCCTGACAAATGACTTGTAGCCTACATCCAACCCCTAAGCTAGGAATTTATGCATATAAAAAGGAATGTAATTTTGTTCTCATTATCGCAATGGAACTTCGTTTTTGTTTTACTGAAAAGAGgttaaaaggtaattttttttttccatgaaCTCATCATTATTTCTTCATGCATGAGAAGAAACCATGGAGTGATTGAAGCCTGTTCCCATCTTCCATGAAAAGGATAGATTCACAGGTAAAATAGTATTACTATTTTGTGCATTCAAGCATATtcctatttaaaaatatcacgGGTTGAATCGGACTCAAGCGGAATCTAAGTATAacattaatacattttatatttgtttaagttCGGTTCAACTAAAATTATGGTTTAAAATATTGTCCAAATCTGTTCGCTTTTGTAAATAGTTAACTTAAGCTCGTTTTAGGTCTACccatattcttttaaaaattagttattttatatatttttatttatttaattttatatataggcatcttaatatttttttaatatatacattatagtattatatattactatagatttaatttttatgtgttataaattaaatcatatataaaaataacataatttattattttaaaaacataaaaaagggCCGATCTAAGCTTGGATTTTGAATGTTTGAGTCTGAGCTTGAGCCTAGCCCATATTTTAAACAGGCTTATTTTTTTGCCCCAACCCCGTTTGTTGAGACTAATGTTTTTGCCCGAACCCTCTTAAAACTTTTAGTAAGCCTTTGAGTAAAGTATAAAGAACATAGTATAAAATCCAAGCCAATTAATTCTATTGATCTTGATCGATTAAACCAGGTAAAgaattaaaagatttatattctaaatttttaattgacaCCGATATCGAATTTGATGATCAAACAAAATAAGGGATTATTTTGATGTTGCATGCACTAAACCAATTTGAGAGGTTGCACCGTAAAAGATCACAAAAAGAGATGATTAGACCCaaaccctaaaaacaaaaatgacaGGTTGCCATTTGAATTGACACTACCAAACTACTTGCACCACATGATTTGATTTTTGAGTTTTGCAATTGGTTCAAAAGAGAACAAGGACACTGATTTCTAGATTTGGAAATGAGTACATAACTTACTATGTCACAATGGAGATTAAATGAACTATAAACATTATTGTTCTCATTGAACAAACCAATCAAGTTTAGATGTTTTCAGACAAAGAGTTGTCTTCTCAATCTTTTGGAGCTTGTATTGACATACAAGGATCATGGGTATGTTCAAAAATATGCAAGATTGAAAGAATAAAACTTTTTCATGAACAATCATATAAAACCATGTACTTTGTTTACATGATGACATTCTTCAATAATATAACACTTTTAATTATCACTCAATTATCCCTAGAGCCCCAACTAATCATAATGATGATTGATTCTTCCATTAGAGTTATAGCCCTATTTGTGAAGAATCTTTATGAATGAAAAGCCCTTACAATGCATAAAATAAGAAACCTTTCCAAATATAAGAAATGACAATGTAGGCCACTATGGGGACCCAAAAAGCACAACCATTTTAAACTAAAGTTTgataataatatgaataatatcCCTTGGACTTAACAAAAGACAAGTTCCAAACCTTTTAAAATGATGGTTATAAAGACCAAAATCTCATAACCCTCTTAAACAAGCTTGGGAACATGACAGGGCTTGGATGTTCATGTGGAGCATGCAAATTCTTGAGGAGAAAATGCACTAATGAATGTGTTTTTGCACCTTATTTTTGTTATGATGAGGCTGCAAATCACTTCGCTGCGGTGCATAAAGTGTTTGGTGCTAGCAATGCTTCGAAGCTGTTATTACACTTACCGATACATAACCGAAGTGACGCGGCCATCACTATAGCTTACGAAGCACTGGCTCGAATCCGAGACCCGATTTACGGTTGCGTTGCTCATATCTTTGCCCTTCAACAACAGGTTTCATTTGTTAACTAACATTACAAACTTCTCCGGGCATGAAATCATGCATTGATCACTTCCATCACCACTTTTTGCAGGTTGCTGGCCTACAAGAAGAGATTGAAACTCTCATTAACCAAATGGCAAATCATGCTGTTGAGGTTCCCATTGAAGCGGTACAATTTGGTTCCATTGATGAAACCATGAACACACTCTACTATCAAGATGAACAAGCTACCTTGCTCAACCTACAAGGATCTATAACTGGTAATCAAGTTGTTCATAGTCAATTGTGTGAAGAAGATTCAGCTCAACATTCATTCAAATGGGTGGAAGACTCAAAGTTTCTCTCTAATATCCATGAAAACCCTTATGAAATAAGCTTCGAAGGACTCGAATTCGGAGACCTTATAGACTATCCATGCATGGGAAACACTGGGATTCCTTCAAATTGGGAAATCCCAATTCTCTGAATTCATGGTTTTAAACTAAGGAAAATTGGTTCTTCTTCATATAAAGAACCATATGTTTCCACATGGGAAAAATTTTGTACCATGCATGATGTGGTAGTTTTATGTATGTTATGATTTTGGGTTTCCTAAATAAAAACAACTCTGTGTTGTAATTGTATGATGTTCCATGTTAAGAAAGTTCATGCAGatgaacaaagaaatgaaaatttataaagtttCCTACTTTTTCCAACATAAACCAGAGCAAAATACCTTAACCTATGCTACTAAGACTTGAATATGATGTTCATATATGGGTATATATTTAATACGAATATGTGTAAATACTTTTTTATGTATATTCTTATACACATATTCGAATGTAGAACTCAAATCAACAACTTGTTAAGAGTTAACTTTTGTAGGAATTAGACCAAACATGGAGATGCATGAACTTGCAAGGAATCCTATGTAGAagacaaaagaaaccaaaaaccAAAACTTGCACTGTTTCTATAGGTTAGCTTGGATGCTCTACAAGGACTAAATCAGCAGCCATAAAGAGAATTTGGGCTCATGAAATTAAAGTCTTAAGACTTTTGGGTCAAGTAAGAGATTAGGGTTTCACTTGGGCTTGTATATTGGACCATGGGACTTCAAGTTTTCTATGAGAAATAAAGTTGAGATAATGACAAAGATTTACCTttatactttaataaaattgtcAATGTGGTAcgtgtatttttaatttgttcattttggtACTTATACTTTAATTCTGTTTATGACAATAACAccgttaattttttttgttgatatgGCATGCTGATCAATCAGGAGGTACCACGTCACACATTATTGactttttgacaaaaaatagaGTGACCTCTTATCAATTAGTCCAAATTTTTCCCATCTAAACTCGTCTCACTCTCTCCTTTTTTGGTACAAAAAGATTAACATAAACTAAATCACAAAGAACCGTCGTCAACGTGAACTCACGACCACCGAAGGCCTTCTCCTTTCGGAATAACCACCAAAATAGTCCTTTATTTTCCCTCTATCTTTCTCTCATGTTAGATTCTTCTAGATTCATCCTGaaataaaaagcttaaattttcaatttaaattggGCCCATCAAGTCGAGTGGGCTACCCGATCTTCGAACAAGTCTAGTCATGTTCACCCatccccttttttttcttggcaTTGGAAAGTAAAtattctaattcatttttggtctttttattctgcaaaagttttaatttagtccttgcaCTTTAATTTGactaatattattagttaatccAAATTGTTAGCACCATTAATTATTCTCATTAAAGTGTtgacctaattttttttctaaaaaaactaTATGTCAacaaattattaagaatttttttttaattcaaacaaCTTAACCTAATGAACTTATGTCACATCAGCAcgttaattaaaatagttaattctGTGAACAATTTGGACTAACTAATAACACTATAATAATAAGAggatcaaattatgtcaaattaaataaaggaaTTACATAGCAAATTGTTTCGTAATAAAGGATCAAAGCTAAATTAAACCATTTACTTTTGCACAACAAAATAAAGGAGCAGGGTCACCTCAACACGAGATGCGTATGACATTAACATACTTaatgttttctaaattttgacCCATACCCGACCCGAAATATGTTTCTCAAAATTTTCCCAAACCGTCTATATTTGTGAATGATTAACCTAATTCTATTTTAAGCCCACCCatacttttaaaagaattacacaaaaatcattttttaattaattacttaataacGTAATACGtgttttcttttacaaaaattttaaacatacaCAACCTCACAAGCCTTTTAATGTGTACATGatggaattatatattattaaagatttaattttatatgatataaattatatactatataaaaaccctaatattttatccaaattctttcaaattttgagttgaatttcaagtttaagttgttatcatatctgctctttttgataCCATGCCTGGAACTGTTCATAACTtctcccaacccttaaataggaggataatgcgctttatTACACTCGAACTTATGCACTGGCAACAAAACTAATATCaattgagctaagactcaatctcGTTACTCAACACCCCCATCCCCTGGTAGAATgcaataattaaatgaaaagtgTTACTAGTAATAGCGTCGCTgaaattttcacttaaaaaatgTGTTGCAATAACAGAagaacaaattgaaatttgaatgaaagAATTTGAGTTGCAGAATTATTCTTTTCCGAAATTCtgtattgattttgaaattttccatttttaactgTCATCTCAAAGTGAAGGGAATtgctttttcctttctttttctcaatggaaATAGTGGAAACTGATAACccataaatttttgttttccttttctaaggcaaaaaaaaaaagaagaagaaatgttTGGATACTTCGAAAACGATCTCCTCGGCTATTGTCTTAGTGATGTTTATCTTtacatctttttatttttaatttattataaaatatcatttcaaatcTGATAacatctttttaaaaaaacagaCACAATGATTTAGAGAAAGAATTGGGTTGAAATATTAGAGATAATATTATTAGGGTGGACAACCTaaactttgaaaatattaaCCTTCAAAACTATAGAACGAACACAAAAgatactttaattaaaaaaataaaattgatgacTCATGCACGTAATTGATGTATCTTTCACTAAATACCACCTAaagattttgacatatttcCAAATTGGGTAGGGATTATGACAacatgaaattttcttttagataTGGAATTATGAATTATCTCCACTTTCTTTCCCTCCACTAGTTATATTCCTTTGCCTCACCCAACACAAATTCACTCAGCTTGTCAAAATCTTACCCAAATATAACATATGCATGAACCCTAATTTCACTTTTACTTTCTCTGTTTCCTACTCGATTAACGAGACCAAACGAGTCACGCAACTCATGAACAAATTTGGATAATCAAATTATGTATAACATGAATGATATAGAAGGTGTCTACATTCTTTACCTGGAAAAACAATAGCAAAGGCCATTTCAAGAGGAAAATGGTTAGCTTTATGTCCTAtctttaaatcaaatcaaaccccaaaaataaaagatgaacaTTGTTAATCACCTGTCAATTTGCTGAACTATGCAACTTGGAAAGTGCAGCTCCCATTTTCTTTCATAGTGCCTAAGAATGTTTGAAACTAATACTAATGTAACATTGCATGTTAAAATACATGTAGTAGACCTTTCCCAAGAATGTACATGC
This genomic window from Gossypium raimondii isolate GPD5lz chromosome 10, ASM2569854v1, whole genome shotgun sequence contains:
- the LOC105775903 gene encoding LOB domain-containing protein 33 produces the protein MTGLGCSCGACKFLRRKCTNECVFAPYFCYDEAANHFAAVHKVFGASNASKLLLHLPIHNRSDAAITIAYEALARIRDPIYGCVAHIFALQQQVAGLQEEIETLINQMANHAVEVPIEAVQFGSIDETMNTLYYQDEQATLLNLQGSITGNQVVHSQLCEEDSAQHSFKWVEDSKFLSNIHENPYEISFEGLEFGDLIDYPCMGNTGIPSNWEIPIL